The following nucleotide sequence is from Novosphingobium sp. KA1.
GTGAGAAAGCCTTAATTTACGGCCCCAAAAACCCTGTCGTCATGTCATGACGCGCAGCGGATAAAACGGCGCAACCCTCACCCGTGAGTGCCTGGCGATCCATCTCGATAAGGGGATAAAGGCGAGCAGGTGGTGGCCACAATGGATCGCCTAGTGTTCCTGGGCGGCCGCGGACCGGCCAAGATCAAGGTGGACAACGTCCTAGGTCGCGAAGCAACGGCGCGATTTGGCCTACAGGTCTCTTCGCGTTGACAACGATCGGCCGGCATGCATTCTGATTACGGCGGTGAGTGCGCCGCTGCCATGCTTTGGCTTTTGGAGACAGCCAAGATTAACGGAGTCAATCCGCAGGAATGGCTTGCTGATGTGCTCGACCGCATCGACAATGGCCACCCGATCAACCGGATCGATGAACTGATACCGTGGAACTGTCGCCTGCAGGCGTGAACACGCCATTTTTTCGGGTTTAGTTCTCGTTGCTCAGGCTGTCCCGAATTGCTTTAAGAGCGGCAATGGGCCAACCAATCGCGAACCCAACGATTATCGCAATTGCAGACCATCCGCGCCAGTCGCCATCACCAAAGAAAACGGTAAAGGCAGCAAGAGCGACGCAAGCGGAAACTGCAATGGAACCCCGCGTAATCCCCAGCGCTCCGAAATACAAACTCTGCTCAATTTTCCTCCAATCCTCAGGAAAACTGGCATGAGGTGTCAGGTAGGGCAGTGTTCGTAACCCTAATACCAAAACCTGTGGAATCTGACTCACGGAGGGTATGCGGCCGGGGCATGACGTGATTCACCATCGCAAACGGTTGGAGTTTTGCGATGGCAGCGCCGGTCAGACTTCGAGGTGATTTCAGTTCTGCGCAGGTTCGGGCCTTTGCTCGCCGCGCCAAGGATGCAGACCAAGTTCGCCGTCTGCTTGCGATTGCGACGATCCTAGACGGCGGCAGCCGAAGCGAGGCCGCCAAGGTCGGCGGGGTCACGCTGCAGATTGTCAGGGACTGGGTGCTGCGCTTCAACGCGCATGGCCCTGATGGTCTCGAAACCCGCAGGGCGCCGGGGCCGGATACCATCCTCGACGACTGCCA
It contains:
- a CDS encoding helix-turn-helix domain-containing protein is translated as MAAPVRLRGDFSSAQVRAFARRAKDADQVRRLLAIATILDGGSRSEAAKVGGVTLQIVRDWVLRFNAHGPDGLETRRAPGPDTILDDCHRRALAETIEAGPIPAVHGVVRWRIIDLVQWLWEEFEISISKQALGHELRTMGYRKLSAVARQTG